One Paucibacter aquatile genomic window, TGTTTGGCAAGATCGACATCATCACCGGCACCCTGGGCAAGGCCCTGGGCGGCGCCTCGGGCGGCTTCACCTCGGGCCGCAAGGAAGTGATCGAGCTGCTGCGCCAGCGCTCGCGCCCCTATCTGTTCTCCAACACCGTGGCGCCCAGCATCGTCGGCGCGTCCATCGCCGTGCTCGACCTGCTGGAGGGCTCCACCGCCCTGCGCGACAAGCTGGAGGCCAACACCACCTACTTCCGCGAGGCCATCCAAGCCGCCGGCTTCGAGATCAAGCCCGGCACCCACCCCATCGTGCCCATCATGGTCTACGACGCGGTGATGGCGCAAAAACTCAGTGCCCGCATCCTCGAGCTGGGCGTTTATGCCGTCGGCTTCTTCTTCCCCGTGGTGCCCAAGGGCCAGGCGCGCATCCGCGTGCAGGTCTCGGCCGGCCATGAGCGCGAGCAGCTGGAGCGCGCCGTCGCCGCCTTTGCCCAGGCCGGCCGCGAGCTGGGCCTGATCAAGGCCTGATTTTCTGAAGCCCCTCCCCGAACTGCACTCAGACCCATGAGCACCCCCAAGATTCTCATCATCGGCGCCAACGGCCAGATCGGCACCGAACTGGCCCAGGCCCTGGCCTTGCGCCACGGCAACGACATGGTCATCACCAGCGACCTGGCGCCTGAAGGCCGCGTGCCGGCCCTGACGCACGAGATGCTGGACGCCACCGACGCAGCGGCCATCGCCGCCGTCGTCAAGCGCCACAGCATCACCCAGATCTATCTGCTGGCGGCCGCGCTGTCCGCCACCGGCGAGAAGCACCCGATGTGGGCTTGGGACCTGAACATGAAGGGCCTGCTCAATGTGCTGGAGCTGGCCCGCACCCAGAAGCTGGACCGCATTTTCTGGCCCAGCTCGATCGCAGCCTTTGGCCCCAACACACCGGCCCTGGACACGCCCCAAACCACGGTCATGGACCCGACCACGGTCTACGGCATCTCCAAGCTGGCCGGCGAGCGCTGGTGCCAGTGGTACTTCGAGAAGCATGGCGTCGACGTGCGCAGCCTGCGCTACCCCGGCCTGATCAGCTACAAGACGCCCCCGGGCGGTGGCACCACCGATTACGCCGTGGACATCTTCCACTCGGCGCTCAAGACCGGCCGCTACACCTGCTTCCTGGAAGAGGGTCAGGCCTTGCCCATGATGTACATGCCCGACGCCCTGCGCGCCACCATCGAGCTGATGGAAGCGCCGGCCGAAGCCATCAAGCAGCGCGGCAGCTACAACCTGGCCGGCGTCAGCTTCACCCCGGCCGAGATCGCCGCCGAGATCGCCCGCCAGGTGCCGGGCTTCCAGATCGACTACGCGCCAGACTTTCGCCAGGCCATCGCCGCCAGTTGGCCGCAGCGCATCGACGACAGCGCCGCCGTGGCGGACTGGGGGTGGAAACTCGAGTACGACCTGAAGGCCATGGCCACCGATATGCTGACCCAGCTGCGTCCCATGCTGGGCCTCTGACTCGCGTGCTGGGTCTGGCGCCGGACTGGATCTGAGTCGGCGGCATCGCAGCGCGCCGACAAATGAAGCGCAGCGCTGCTAAGCTGTGCTGATGCTGCTGAATTCCGCCTCCCTCCGCCCCTCACTCCTGCCGCGGCTTGTGCTGCGATGCTTTCGCTCAGGTCCCGCGTCGAATTCCGCCTTGCCCGCCCGGCCACGGGTCGCTGCGCTGCTGTTTGTGGCAATGGCTGTGCCTGGCTTGTGCCAGGCGCAGGCCGTGCGCGAGGGTGATGCCGCGGGCGATATGCGTTACCTGCTCGGTATGTCCTACCGCTACGGACCGGAGTATTTTGGCGCCCGGCAGAACGGTGGGGATATCAAACCGCTCTGGGCTTTGCGTTGGGGGCGCTGGCGCATTGCCACCTCGGGCTCTTCGGGATTGATGGGTTTCGGCCGCGAAACCGTGGACGGCGGTGCTGGTGCCAGCCGCGAGCTGTTCCGCAACGAGAACTTCAGCCTCGGATTTGGCCTGCGTATCGACAGCGGCCGAGACAGCCGCGACAGTGAGAGCACCCAGGGGCTGCCCGATGTGAAGCGCACCCTGCGTGGACGGGTCTACGTCAGCTACAACCTGGCCCCCGGCTGGCAGCTTGGCGGCAGCTTGAGCCAGGACCTGGCGGGGCGTGATGGCGGCCTTGTCTGGAGTACCGATCTGCGCAAGCAACTCTACCGTTCGGCCGGTGGCGAGCTCAGTGTTGGCATCGGCGTGTCGGGCGGCAATGGCCGCTATATGCAAAGCTACTTCGGTGTTCCTGAAGGGCCGGCGGCGGAGCGCCTGGGTCGCAGCTATAGCCCGGGCTCGGGCTTGCGCGACGCTGGCCTGGGCCTCAGTTACACGCGTTCGATCAGCAAGCATTGGGTCTGCTTCAGCAGCCTGGGCACCGGCCGCCTGCTGGGGACGGCCGCTGACAGCCCTCTCAACCAGAAGTCGGGCTCCTTCAACTGGAGTCTGGGCCTGGCCTACCGCAACTGAGTTCCCCACTCGCTCCCATCATGGATACACCTGTTGCCGCTGCCAAGGCCGGACGCCATTTCCTGCCGCGCTGGGCCCTCTGGGTCTTGGGCTTGTTGCTGATTGCGGTGGCTCTGGGTCTTTGGCACAGCCAAAGGGGCAAGGCTCTGCCGGCGGAGCAGCTGCAGCGGCGCGATTTTGTGCAGACCGTGGTGGCCAGTGCTCGCGTGGAGGCGCCGCACCGGGTGGACCTGGCGGCGCAGATCACCGGCACGGTCAGCGAAGTGCCGGTGGCGCAGGGGCAGGCTGTGGCGCAAGGCCAGCTGCTGGTGGCCCTGGAGGCCAGTGAGCTGAAGGCCGCGCAGCGCCAGGCCGAGGCGGCCTTGCAGCAGGCGCAGCTGAACTTGCGCCGCCTGGGTGAGGTGCAGCTGCCGGTCAGCGAGCAGCAGCTGCGCCAGGCGCAAGCCACGCTCGATCTGGCGCGTGCCCAGCTGCAGCGCAGCGAGCAGCTCCATCAACAAGGATTCATCGGTGCGGCCGCCCTCGATGAGGCCCGCAAGAGCCTGAGCCTGGCCGAAGCCCAGGCGCGTGTCAGTCAGGCCCAGACCCGCAGCCTGCAGCCGGCTGGCAGCGAGCTGGCCCTGGCCCGCGCCGCCCTGAGCCAGGCCGAGGCCGCCGCCGACCTGGCCCGGGCGCGGGCCCGCTACACCCGCATCCAGGCGCCGGTGGCCGGCACCCTGATCGCCCGCAATGTCGAGGTCGGTGATGTGGTGCAGGCCGGGCGTTTGCTGATGACGCTCTCGCCCCAGGGCCGGACCGAGCTGGTGCTGTCCATCGACGAGAAGAATCTGCGCCTGCTGCAGCTGGGCCAGCCGGCCCTGGCCTCGGCCGATGCCTACCCCGAGCAGCGCTTTGCCGCGCGCGTGGCTTATATCAACCCGGGCATCAATGCCCAGACCGGCGCGGTCGAGGTGCGCCTGGCGGTCGATGCGCCACCGGTCTATCTGCGCCAGGACATGACGGTCTCGGCCGACATCGAGGTCGGCAGGCGCCAGCGCGCCCTGCTGCTGGGCCTGGCGCAGGTGCATGAGGCGTCGGGCCAGAAACCCTGGGTCTGGCGCGTCGATGCCCAGCAGGGGCTGCAGCGGCGCGAGATTGAGCTGGGCCTGCGCAGCGGCGGCTGGGTCGAGGTGCTGGGTGGTTTGGCTGAAGGCGACGTGGTGCTGCAGGCTGCGGCTGCGGATGCTGCGGGTCTGAAAGCGGGCGACCCTGTGCGGCCAGTGTTCGCCAAGCCGACAGCAGCCGCACCAAGGTCCTTGCCCGCCAGTCGCTGAAACAGGCGCTGACACCTGACCATGCTCAAGTCCTGGCAACCCTTTGAGTGGATCGTGGCCCTGCGCTTTCTGCGTGAAGGGCGGCTGCAGACCCTCTTCATCATGACCGGCGTGGCCATCGGTGTGGGCGTGATTGTCTTCATGTCGGCCCTGCTGGCCGGTTTGCAGGGCAACTTCATCCGCCGCGTGCTCTCGGCCCAGGCCCACATCCAACTGCTGCCGCCGCAGCAGCACACGCGCGAGCTGCGCGGCGAGCGTGAGCTGGGGCCTGAGGGCCAGCCCGGCGCCGTGGTCGGTGCCATCGTCCAGCCGCCGCTGCAGCGGCTCAAGTCCATCGACCAGTGGCAGGCCGTGGCACGGCAGGTGCAGGCCATGCCGGGCGTGCGGGTGGTCAGCCCCCAGGTCAGCGGCTCGGCCCTGGTGCTGCGCGGCAGTGCCAGCCGCGCGGTGTCGCTCACCGGCATCGAGCCGGCGCTGTATTACCGCATCGTCGATCTTGGCGACAAGCTCTTGCGCGGCAGCGCCCAGCTGGGCAGCGGTGACATCCTGATTGGCAGCGAGCTGGCCGCCGACCTGGGCCTCGATGTCGGCGACAAGTTGCGCCTGAGCACCAGCAATGCGGCCAATCCCGGCGCCGCACCCAGCCTCAGCACCTTCAAGATCGCCGGCATCTTTGACCTCGGCAACAAGGGGGCCAATGAACGCAGCACCTATGTGCCGCTGCGCACGGCGCAAAGCTTGCTGGGCCTGCCCGGCGGCGTCAGCAGCCTCGATGTGACGGTCGAAGATGTCTATGCCGCCGAGCGCATGGCTCAGCGCATTGCTGCGGAAACCGGCGTGCAGGCGGACAGCTGGATCAAGGCCAGCGCTCAGTTCTTCTCGGCCATCAGTGCTCAGTCGACGGCCAATACAGCGATTCGGTTTTTCGTCGGCCTCTCGGTCGCCTTCGGCATTGCCAGCGTGCTGGTGGTCGTGGTGGTGCAAAAGTCGCGTGAGATCGGCATCTTGCGCGCCATGGGCATTTCGCGCGGGCAGATTCTGCGGGTCTTTTTGTTGCAAGGTGGTTTGCTGGGCTTGGGCGGCGCGCTGATCGGCTGCGCCATCGGCGCGGCGGCCTTGCTGGCCTGGCAGCGCTTTGCGCGCAATGCCGACGGCACGCCGCTGTTCGCGCTCAGCCTGGACCCGCAGCTGTTTGCCCTGGCCTTGCTTTTGGCCAGCATCACCGGTTTGCTGTCTGCGTTTGCGCCGGCCCTGCGTGCGGCACGGCTTGATCCCGTGGTGGCCATCCGTGGCTGAGGGCGCCGATCGCAGCGCTGTGGTGACCATGCGCAGCGTGCGCAAGGTCTTCAACCCGGGCACGCCATTCGCCAGCGAGGTCTTGCACGGCATTGATCTGGACTTGAGCCGCGGCGAGTTCTGCGCCGTCATGGGCCCCAGCGGCTCGGGCAAGAGCACGCTGCTCAATATCGTCGGCCTGCTGGACCGGCCCAGCAGCGGCGAGCTGAGCATCTGCGGCGAGAACACCGTGGGCCTGGACGACCATGCGCTGACCCGGCTGCGCGGCCACAACATCGGCTTTGTCTTCCAGTACCACCACCTGATCAGCGCCTTCACCGCGCTGGAAAACGTGATGCTGCCCCTGCTCGGTGCCAAGGGCCGCCCCGATGCGGCCATGGCAGCGCGGGCGGCCGAGCTGATCGATCAGGTCGGGCTCACGCCCTGGCGCGACAACCTGGCCAACAAGCTCAGCGGCGGCCAGCAGCAGCGCGTGGCCGTGGCCCGGGCCCTGGCCATGAAGCCGGCCTTGCTGCTGGCCGACGAGCCCACCGGCAACCTCGACACCAAGAGCGCCGACGCGGTGTTCGAGCTGCTGCGCCGGGTCAACCGTGAGCAGGGCACGGCCGTGCTCTTCGTGACCCACAACCCCGAGCTGGCCCAGCGCTGCGACCGCACCATCCTGGTGGTGGACGGCATGATCCAGCGCGGCTGAGCCGCGGCTTCAGCGCAGCGCCTGGCGCAGGGCTGCCAGCATCGCGTCGGGCGCCTCGGCCATCATCGAATGGCCGGCGGGCAGTGTGTGCACGGCCGTGGGCACCTGGGTTTTCAGCGCTTCGATCAGGGCTTGCGCCTGCTTGGGCGCCGTCATCTGGTCCTGCTCGCCGAGGATGAAATGCGCCGGGCAGCGCACCCGGGCCGCAGCCTCCAAACCGCCGGCATAGCTGTCGCAGACGCGGAAGTCGTGCTCGAAGAGATTGAGCGCGGTCTGCCCGTTCTGGATGCGGCTCTTGAGCGCCAGCTCGGCCCCTTGCAGCCAGCTGCCGGGGCCTGGGTAGCCAGGTTTGCTGGCCCAAGTGGCGAAGGAGAAGGTGTTGACCATGGCGATGGCCTGCTCGGGCGCCGTGCGGGCGGTTTCC contains:
- a CDS encoding NAD-dependent epimerase/dehydratase family protein, encoding MSTPKILIIGANGQIGTELAQALALRHGNDMVITSDLAPEGRVPALTHEMLDATDAAAIAAVVKRHSITQIYLLAAALSATGEKHPMWAWDLNMKGLLNVLELARTQKLDRIFWPSSIAAFGPNTPALDTPQTTVMDPTTVYGISKLAGERWCQWYFEKHGVDVRSLRYPGLISYKTPPGGGTTDYAVDIFHSALKTGRYTCFLEEGQALPMMYMPDALRATIELMEAPAEAIKQRGSYNLAGVSFTPAEIAAEIARQVPGFQIDYAPDFRQAIAASWPQRIDDSAAVADWGWKLEYDLKAMATDMLTQLRPMLGL
- a CDS encoding MipA/OmpV family protein, which codes for MAVPGLCQAQAVREGDAAGDMRYLLGMSYRYGPEYFGARQNGGDIKPLWALRWGRWRIATSGSSGLMGFGRETVDGGAGASRELFRNENFSLGFGLRIDSGRDSRDSESTQGLPDVKRTLRGRVYVSYNLAPGWQLGGSLSQDLAGRDGGLVWSTDLRKQLYRSAGGELSVGIGVSGGNGRYMQSYFGVPEGPAAERLGRSYSPGSGLRDAGLGLSYTRSISKHWVCFSSLGTGRLLGTAADSPLNQKSGSFNWSLGLAYRN
- a CDS encoding efflux RND transporter periplasmic adaptor subunit translates to MDTPVAAAKAGRHFLPRWALWVLGLLLIAVALGLWHSQRGKALPAEQLQRRDFVQTVVASARVEAPHRVDLAAQITGTVSEVPVAQGQAVAQGQLLVALEASELKAAQRQAEAALQQAQLNLRRLGEVQLPVSEQQLRQAQATLDLARAQLQRSEQLHQQGFIGAAALDEARKSLSLAEAQARVSQAQTRSLQPAGSELALARAALSQAEAAADLARARARYTRIQAPVAGTLIARNVEVGDVVQAGRLLMTLSPQGRTELVLSIDEKNLRLLQLGQPALASADAYPEQRFAARVAYINPGINAQTGAVEVRLAVDAPPVYLRQDMTVSADIEVGRRQRALLLGLAQVHEASGQKPWVWRVDAQQGLQRREIELGLRSGGWVEVLGGLAEGDVVLQAAAADAAGLKAGDPVRPVFAKPTAAAPRSLPASR
- a CDS encoding ABC transporter permease, whose amino-acid sequence is MLKSWQPFEWIVALRFLREGRLQTLFIMTGVAIGVGVIVFMSALLAGLQGNFIRRVLSAQAHIQLLPPQQHTRELRGERELGPEGQPGAVVGAIVQPPLQRLKSIDQWQAVARQVQAMPGVRVVSPQVSGSALVLRGSASRAVSLTGIEPALYYRIVDLGDKLLRGSAQLGSGDILIGSELAADLGLDVGDKLRLSTSNAANPGAAPSLSTFKIAGIFDLGNKGANERSTYVPLRTAQSLLGLPGGVSSLDVTVEDVYAAERMAQRIAAETGVQADSWIKASAQFFSAISAQSTANTAIRFFVGLSVAFGIASVLVVVVVQKSREIGILRAMGISRGQILRVFLLQGGLLGLGGALIGCAIGAAALLAWQRFARNADGTPLFALSLDPQLFALALLLASITGLLSAFAPALRAARLDPVVAIRG
- a CDS encoding ABC transporter ATP-binding protein, with the translated sequence MRSVRKVFNPGTPFASEVLHGIDLDLSRGEFCAVMGPSGSGKSTLLNIVGLLDRPSSGELSICGENTVGLDDHALTRLRGHNIGFVFQYHHLISAFTALENVMLPLLGAKGRPDAAMAARAAELIDQVGLTPWRDNLANKLSGGQQQRVAVARALAMKPALLLADEPTGNLDTKSADAVFELLRRVNREQGTAVLFVTHNPELAQRCDRTILVVDGMIQRG
- a CDS encoding alpha/beta fold hydrolase is translated as MLFNVHEQPSYAYTGGKPFDPTLPCVVFIHGALNDHSVWTLLARWCAHHGHAVLAVDLPGHGRNRAQAPLADVPAMAEWLLALMQAAGLSRPAALVGHSMGSLIALEAAARAPEQVSRLVLVGTAYPMKVSPALLETARTAPEQAIAMVNTFSFATWASKPGYPGPGSWLQGAELALKSRIQNGQTALNLFEHDFRVCDSYAGGLEAAARVRCPAHFILGEQDQMTAPKQAQALIEALKTQVPTAVHTLPAGHSMMAEAPDAMLAALRQALR